The Chryseobacterium glaciei DNA window ATAGATAACGTCTGTTATTTTTGTTCAACGTATATCTTAGTTTACGGTATTCTTCGATTGGAAGGGTATTGAAAATTTTATTGGAAGAAACCAAGTCGAATCCGTTTTCTGCTAAAGCATGATAATTATGAACAAAATCTTTACTAGCGGTGTTATCAACAACAATCAGGTTTTCCAATTGATTTTCTTTTGAGAACTTGATTAATTCCTGGACATCAGATGGACTTTCTGCAGCTAAAACCTCATCGCTCCAGTTGCTATCAAACCCTGTTTTATTGAACGCAATTTTTCTTGAATTGGCAACTGCTACCACTTTAAGATCGATTTTTTTACGTCTTCTGATTTCTTCCGATGACTGTAAAACCTGTTCTATCAAAGTCTTTCCAACGTTTCCGTGTCCGATAATTGCTAAATGAACCGTTTTTGGTTTTTTAGACGTTTCAGATTCGATGATATTTTTTGCTTTTTCGTCTTGTGAAGAAGTTACCACAATATTGATACGCTTTTCGCTTCCTACTTGATTTAAAAGCAATGGAAAAACGTTGTTTCTAGCTAATTCAGCCAACACTTTATTTAAATCTTCTGCAACAAAACCTATTACAGAAACATTATTTATACTGTAAATCTGAGAAACTTTTCCCGATTTTCTTTCTGCTTCAAATTCGTCAATCAGACAATTTACCGCTTTTTCGGAATCAGCTTCCTGAACCAAAATTGATAATCCGTTTTCAATTGCCTGTTGAGAAATTACTCCAACACTTATTCTCGCTAAAGTAAGCGCTTTAAAAATTCTTCCGTCAATCCCGATTTCACCTAAGAAATCTTCCCCTTCAAATTTGATGATTGATCTGTTTTTTAAAAATTTTATTTCGTTAGCATTTTTCATCGTCTATAAAATATTTTTAATGATGTTATTTAATTGTTCGTATTCCATTAAGAAGGCGTCGTGCCCATGAATTGATTTGATCTCGTGATAGAAAACATTTTCCTTTTTTTCTTTAAGCTTTTCAAAGCACATTCGGATTTCAGAAGCAGGAAAGAATAAGTCTGTATCAACGGAGATCATGTGCATTCGCGCCTCGATTTTTTCCAGTTGAGTTTCTTCTGCGTTAATGTTCATTAATAAATGATTCATTAGCTTATAAGATTTTAAACTAAACCTTTCGTTTAATGAATTTCCGTGATAAAAAAGCCAATCTTCCGATTCTAAAAGGTGTTTTTCCTGATTGTATTTGTTTTGAAATCTATCGTTTAAAGATTGAGGTGTTCTATAACACAACATCGCATGAATTCTGGCTTTTTGCAGTGGTTTATCATTTCCATTTAATAAAAATTTCTGAACCAAGCATTGTGCATGAAGCCAATCATGAGTTTTGTAATCGCAGGCAATAGGAATGAAAATTTCGGCAAGCTGTGGGTTTTTCACCAACATTTCCCAGCCGATTCCACCTCCAAGAGAACCTCCAATAATGGCGTACAAGTTTTTTATATTAAGCTTTTCAAGGCCTTTTAAAAAGATATTCGCAATATCTGAAGGCGTGAAATCTTCATATTCATCAATTAAAAAATGATCATAGCCGTTTCCGGGAATGTTGAAACACAGAACTGTGTATTTATTTGTATCAATAACCTGATTTTCACCAATCAGCTTTTTCCACCACCCTTTTTCTCCGGAAACATCTGAATTTCCGGTTAAGGCATGATTAACTAAAATGATAGGTGCTGAAAACAGGTCTTTCCCGAAAAGCTGGTAGCTCAACGGGATATTATATTCCTTTTTGGAATTTGTCTGATACGAAAGATTAATATAGTTTAGTTCTGTTTTCAATTCTATTATACTTTTTGATAATACAATTTGAAAATGCCACTAGAAATGGCTGAAAGAACTTCAGTAAGTTATCTGTCCAAAATTATATTTGGTAGAACGTAGCACCTTCTTCGCTTGCACGAAGGGTTGCTAAGGTTTCATAGGGTCTATCCCTCAACCTTTCTTGATAACATTTTCAATATGTGAATGATCGAATGCTGCAAAGATAAAACATTTATTTTAAAAATTTATAAAAATTTAATTTAATCTCGAAAAGCCTTTAAGCAAAAGAGCTTCAGGGATATGTTACGTTTTATTCAGATTCAAAATGTTGGAATTATTTTTCAAAAAACTTACCTTCGTAATGAAAAGTGATGAAATATGAGTGTTGAAAAACAAAGACTACAAGATAAAGACTGGAAAAACTGGGGGCCTTATGTAAGCAACCGACAATGGGGAAATGTGCGTGAAGACTACAGTCCGGACGGTAACGCGTGGGGATCTACAAGTCATGATAAAGCCGAAAGTTATGCTTACAGATGGGCCGAAGAAGGCATCGCCGGAATCTCTGATCCGAAGCAGCTTTTATGTTTTGCCCTTTCTTTCTGGAACAAAAAAGATAAAATGGTAAAAGAGCGATTTTTCGGGTTGAGCAATCATCAGGGAAATCATGGCGAAGACATCAAAGAACTCTTTTATTACTTAGATAACACGCCTACTCATAGCTATATGAAGATGGTGTACAAATATCCAATTAACGAATTTCCTTACAACCAAATTATTGCCGAGAATGGAAGACGAAGCAAAAAAGAACCGGAATACGAGCTTTTTGATACTGGAATTTTTGATAATGACGAGTATTTCGATATTTTCATTGAATACTGTAAAGCTGACCACAATGATATTTTAGTAAGGGTAACAGTAGCCAACAGAAGCCAAAAAGAGGCTCCGATATTGGTTGCTCCGACTGTTTGGTTCAGAAATAACTGGAAATGGGGTTACAATATCTACAAAGGTCAATTGAATGCTTCCTCGGAAAGCTGTATCGATATTAACCACGACAGTATTTCGATTAAAAAATTCTATTCGAGAAAGAATAATTCAAATAGCGTTTTTTGTGAAAATGAAACAAATTCTCCCAAATTATACGGAACACTTTATTCCGGAAATACCTATTTTAAAGACGGAATTAATGATCATATCATTTATGGAAGTAATACTGTAAATCCAGAAAAAAGAGGAACAAAAGCTTCTTTTTTAATTGATGAAATGATTGGAGCAGGAGAATCAAAAATTTTTGATTTCCGACTTTCTCCGAATGAAACTGATGAACCATTTAATCATTTTGATGAAATTTTTAATGCAAGAATTTCAGAAGCTGATGAATATTATCATGAAATTCAACATGATGTAAACAGTGAAGATGAAAAAAATGTGCAGAGACAAGCCTTCGCAGGGTTACTTTGGAACAAACAGTTTTATCATTACAATGTTGGAAAATGGTTAAAAGGTGATCCCAATTTTGAAGCTCCGAGAGATTTCAACAATTATGTAAGAAACACGGAGTGGAATCACATGCACAACAAAGACATTATTTCCATGCCCGATAAGTGGGAATATCCTTGGTATGCAACTTGGGATCTGGCTTTTCACTGTGTTCCTTTTGCTATAATTGATGCTGAATTTGCCAAAAACCAACTTCTTTTATTAACCAAAGAATGGTATATGCACCCAAACGGGCAACTTCCTGCATATGAATGGAATTTGAGTGATGTAAATCCGCCTGTTCATGCATGGTCGTGTTTCAGGGTTTTTAAAATCGATGAGAAAACAAATGGAAAACCTGATCTTTTATTTTTAGAAAAAGTTTTTCAAAAACTGCTTCTTAATTTCACCTGGTGGGTGAATAGAAAAGATAAAAGCGGGAATAATATTTTCGGTGGAGGATTCTTAGGACTTGATAACATCGGTGCTTTTGATCGAAATATGGAGTTGAAAGACGGTCAACACCTCGAACAAGCCGACGGAACAAGTTGGATGGCAATGTATGCTCTGAACATGATGAGAATGGCGATGGAATTGGCTCAATATTATCAAGTTTATGAAGATATGGCCATCAAATTCTTTGAACATTATCTTTACATCGCTGAAGCCATGGAAAATATGGGAGACGGCAAAGAAGGATTGTGGAACGAAGAAGACGGATTTTTCTATGATGTTTTACAATTAGGAAACGGCGAAAGTGTTTCTTTACGTCTGAGAAGTATTGTTGGATTAATTCCATTATTTGCGGTAGAGGTTATTGATCATCATTTATTGGATAAAATGCCCAATTTCACCACAAGAATGGAATGGATTTTAAAAAATAAACCTGAACTAACCAAATTAGTTTCCCATTGGGAAGAGGAAGGACACGGAAGAAAGCATTTGATGAGTATTCTGCGTAAAAACAGACTCTCAAAAGTATTGACAAGAATGCTTGATGAAAAGGAGTTTTTAAGTTCTTACGGAATCCGAGCGATGTCTAAAGTATATGAAGAAAATCCTTTTGTATTTTCAGTTCATGGAAGAGAAAATATGGTGTATTATACTCCCGCAGAAAGCGACAGCAGAATGTTTGGAGGAAACAGTAACTGGAGAGGTCCGATTTGGTTTCCTATCAACTTTTTGATTGTTGAAAGTTTACAGCGTTTTCATTTTTATTATGGAAATAGCTTAAAAGTTGAATTACCAACCGGAAGTGGAGACAAAAGAAATCTTGATGAAGTTGCTCAAAATATCAGCGGAAGATTGTGTTCTATTTTCCTAAAAGATGAAAACGGAGAACGAGCTTTTAACGGCGGAAATGCTAAGTTTAATTACGACATCAACTTTAAAGATTACATTACTTTCTTTGAATATTTCCATGGAGATAATGGTCGTGGAGTCGGTGCATCGCATCAAACAGGATGGACGGCCACCGTTGCAAAATTGATGAAACCTAGAATGACAATATAATTCTAAGCCTCTTTTTAAGGGGCTTTTTTTATGGATTGAATCTATAGATTTATATCTAAATCATACAGTCGCGAGATATCAATAATTTATTTATATTTGCATCACAAAAACACAAATGAAAACAAAATTCCCTTTTGCTTTCCTAATATTCTTATTGGGAAAACTGAAACAGAACAACTCTGGTTCTATCTTGCTTTTTAAACTTGATTTACTTTTTAACACAAGAAAATTACATTTAAAGCAATTAATTACTCAATAGATCCGCTAATATCTTCTTGATAATATTTTTTATCAAGCATTATTATTTTATATCAAAAGAGTAAAAATCAGCTAAAATTAAAACACACAATACAATTACATAATGAAAACAAAATTATTTCTTTTGCTTTCTTTCTCAATGTTCATGTTGGGATTAAAAGCTCAAAATGTCAGCATTCCTGATGTAAATTTTAAAGCAAGGCTTCTATCTTCTTCGGCAAGTAATACTGTTGCTAAGGATTTAAGTGGAAATTATTTTAAAATTGACGCTAACGGTGATGGACAAATACAGCAGAGTGAGGCGAACCAAGTTATGGTTTTAGATGTAAATAATTCGAGTATAGCTTCATTAGACGGGATAAATGGTTTCATCAATATTGAAACTTTAGACTGTAACCATAACAATCTTGGCAAACTATGGGTAAGTAACAATTCGAACTTAAAATGGATCAATGCCTCTTATAATCCTCTTAATTATTTTTCAGGAAACGGAGGTCTTTCTGTGGCAGATAATATTGGATATTTGAATTTACAATCAACCATGCTAAGCGCTCTTGACGTAAGCTATAAAAGTAAATTAGCATATTTGAATTTAAAAAACAATACTAATATTATTGAATTAAAAGCGAATAATTCAAATTTATCTGCTTTACTCTTAAATGGATGTACAAATCTTCGTTCATTAGATTGTAGTTACAATCAGCTAACTTCATTAGACCTACAAAACCTTAACATTACATCTGAAATTGAATATCAGTATGGTGGAGGATATTTTATATTTCCTCGAGGAGGTGTAAACTGTAGTCATAATAATATCTCAGATCTAAACATTACAAATTTATCCACAAATTTTTTAAACTGCAGCTACAACAACCTTACAAATCTAGATACAACCCAACTAACTCTTGTAAGAATTCCTAATATAATGCTGTATTTACTAACTTTACCATTAACTGTTTATTTAGATTGCAGCCATAATCAAATAACTTCAATTACAACTCATGATAATTTTGTTCTTCAAAAATTTGACTGTAGCTACAATAATTTAACTTCATTAAATATTAATAAAATTATAGCTGTTGAATTTAACTGTAGTAATAACCAAATTTCTACGGTAAATATTAGTGATACTTGTCAAATAAATAATTTAAATCTAAGCAATAATCAACTTACAACATTTGTAAGCCCAGTATTACCAAAAATAGACGATGATCTTTTGGTAAGTCCCGCATCAGCGCAATCAATAGACTGTAGTAATAATCTATTAACATTGCTAGACATCACGAAGACAAAGGCCGATGTTGTAAATGCAAATGATAATAATATCATCAATGTATTTGCAAAAAACGGAGTATGGAATGAGCTTCTAGGTCTTGCAAACAATCCTAATATAAATTATATATGTGCTGATGATTTTTCAATCAATCCATATGATCCTAATGATAATTATAATGAAGTAAATTATATAAAAGATCAATTGGCTTCTGAAAATATGTTTCCAAATATTAATTCTTATTGTTCTTTCACACCTGGCGGAAATTATAATACCATTAAAGGAGTCGTAAGATTTGATGAAAATAACAATGGTTGTGACACTACTGATGAGGTTTTTGAACATTTAAAGATAAAAATTGATAACGGAACAAGTACTGGAGAAACTTTTGTTACCGCCAACGGGACTTATAATTTCTTTACAAAAGAAGGTGACTTTACTCTAACTGCAGAACCTGAAAATCCATCTTTGTACACTGTAACTCCATCTATTTTCACCGTAAATTTTGCAGATAACAACAATATTTCAACTCAAAACATCTGTGTTACCAAAAATGGAAATGTAAAAGATCTGGAAGTTGTCTTTGCTCCTGTTACTGATGCAAGACCTGGTTTTGATGCCGTTTACAAAGTGATCTGGAGAAATAAAGGAAATACTACGCTTTCCGGAAGCGTAACAGTTAATTTTAATAATTCGAAAATAAACTTCCTGTCTTCTTCATTACCTTCTTCAGTTTCAGGAAATCAGGTGACATTTAATTTTACAAATTTAAAACCTTATCAGAATACGGCTTCTGAAATTACATTTAATGTAAACCCTCCAACTCACCCTACAAATCCTGTGAATATTGGAGATATTCTTAATTTCTCAGCGAATATCACCCCGCTTTCTGGAGATGCAAATCAGGATGATAATCAATTTGTGTATAAACAAACTGTTGTAGGTTCGTATGATCCGAATGATATCACTTGTCTTGAAGGAAATACAATTCCATTAGCAATGGTCGGAAAATACCTTCATTATATTGTAAATTTTGAAAATACAGGAACGGCTCCGGCAACCAATATTGTTGTGGAAATGGAGATTAATCCTGATGATTTTGATATTTCTTCATTACAGTTACAAAATACATCTCATAATTCTTACACTAAAATTACAGGCAATAAAGTAGAATTTATGATGAAGGATATTAACCTTGCAGCATCAGCCCACGGAAATATTGCATTGAAGATTAAATCTAAAAATAATTTGGTTTCAGGTGACAGTGTAAATAATAAAGCCAACATTTATTTCGATTATAATTTCCCTGTAGAAACCAATGAAGCAGTTACAAATATTGAAGCATCAACGTCATTATCTGCTGTAGATAGCAGTAAAGATAAAACTTCGGTAAATGTTTATCCAAACCCAACAAAAGGAGATGTAAACATCAATGCTGATTCTAAAATCAATTCAATTGAGATCTATGATGCGCAGGGAAGAATTATTCAGAAACAAATAGGAGTTAATTCTCAAAGCACGAAAGTTTCTATTCACAGTAATACTTCGGGAATGTATATTTTTAAAATAATTACAGAAAAAGAAACAATTACGAAAAAGATCATCAAAAACTAAAAAAATCATTTTCAATATCCTACCCTTTCATTCAATGGAAGGGTATTTTTTTATAACTGTCGACCATCTGAATATTAGGAAATGGAATAAAGCTACCTTAAAAACTATTTTAATTAAAAATTAATATTAATTTTTACTTTTTATTAAATTATTTACAAC harbors:
- a CDS encoding ACT domain-containing protein, which produces MKNANEIKFLKNRSIIKFEGEDFLGEIGIDGRIFKALTLARISVGVISQQAIENGLSILVQEADSEKAVNCLIDEFEAERKSGKVSQIYSINNVSVIGFVAEDLNKVLAELARNNVFPLLLNQVGSEKRINIVVTSSQDEKAKNIIESETSKKPKTVHLAIIGHGNVGKTLIEQVLQSSEEIRRRKKIDLKVVAVANSRKIAFNKTGFDSNWSDEVLAAESPSDVQELIKFSKENQLENLIVVDNTASKDFVHNYHALAENGFDLVSSNKIFNTLPIEEYRKLRYTLNKNNRRYLYETNVGAGLPLIDTIKLLHLSGENITRIKGVFSGTLSYVFNNFSLRDDKFSTIINEALEKGYTEPDPREDLSGNDVARKLLILARELDLINEFDDINIQNLVPESLSSISKPEFLTRLGDLDDEYQKIKENQEPGHVLRYVGDLHGDLQKDKGELDVKLISVPATSALGQLKGSDSIFEIYTESYGENPIVIMGAGAGAQVTARGVFGDILRVSETK
- a CDS encoding alpha/beta fold hydrolase encodes the protein MKTELNYINLSYQTNSKKEYNIPLSYQLFGKDLFSAPIILVNHALTGNSDVSGEKGWWKKLIGENQVIDTNKYTVLCFNIPGNGYDHFLIDEYEDFTPSDIANIFLKGLEKLNIKNLYAIIGGSLGGGIGWEMLVKNPQLAEIFIPIACDYKTHDWLHAQCLVQKFLLNGNDKPLQKARIHAMLCYRTPQSLNDRFQNKYNQEKHLLESEDWLFYHGNSLNERFSLKSYKLMNHLLMNINAEETQLEKIEARMHMISVDTDLFFPASEIRMCFEKLKEKKENVFYHEIKSIHGHDAFLMEYEQLNNIIKNIL
- a CDS encoding MGH1-like glycoside hydrolase domain-containing protein, whose protein sequence is MSVEKQRLQDKDWKNWGPYVSNRQWGNVREDYSPDGNAWGSTSHDKAESYAYRWAEEGIAGISDPKQLLCFALSFWNKKDKMVKERFFGLSNHQGNHGEDIKELFYYLDNTPTHSYMKMVYKYPINEFPYNQIIAENGRRSKKEPEYELFDTGIFDNDEYFDIFIEYCKADHNDILVRVTVANRSQKEAPILVAPTVWFRNNWKWGYNIYKGQLNASSESCIDINHDSISIKKFYSRKNNSNSVFCENETNSPKLYGTLYSGNTYFKDGINDHIIYGSNTVNPEKRGTKASFLIDEMIGAGESKIFDFRLSPNETDEPFNHFDEIFNARISEADEYYHEIQHDVNSEDEKNVQRQAFAGLLWNKQFYHYNVGKWLKGDPNFEAPRDFNNYVRNTEWNHMHNKDIISMPDKWEYPWYATWDLAFHCVPFAIIDAEFAKNQLLLLTKEWYMHPNGQLPAYEWNLSDVNPPVHAWSCFRVFKIDEKTNGKPDLLFLEKVFQKLLLNFTWWVNRKDKSGNNIFGGGFLGLDNIGAFDRNMELKDGQHLEQADGTSWMAMYALNMMRMAMELAQYYQVYEDMAIKFFEHYLYIAEAMENMGDGKEGLWNEEDGFFYDVLQLGNGESVSLRLRSIVGLIPLFAVEVIDHHLLDKMPNFTTRMEWILKNKPELTKLVSHWEEEGHGRKHLMSILRKNRLSKVLTRMLDEKEFLSSYGIRAMSKVYEENPFVFSVHGRENMVYYTPAESDSRMFGGNSNWRGPIWFPINFLIVESLQRFHFYYGNSLKVELPTGSGDKRNLDEVAQNISGRLCSIFLKDENGERAFNGGNAKFNYDINFKDYITFFEYFHGDNGRGVGASHQTGWTATVAKLMKPRMTI
- a CDS encoding DUF7619 domain-containing protein — protein: MKTKLFLLLSFSMFMLGLKAQNVSIPDVNFKARLLSSSASNTVAKDLSGNYFKIDANGDGQIQQSEANQVMVLDVNNSSIASLDGINGFINIETLDCNHNNLGKLWVSNNSNLKWINASYNPLNYFSGNGGLSVADNIGYLNLQSTMLSALDVSYKSKLAYLNLKNNTNIIELKANNSNLSALLLNGCTNLRSLDCSYNQLTSLDLQNLNITSEIEYQYGGGYFIFPRGGVNCSHNNISDLNITNLSTNFLNCSYNNLTNLDTTQLTLVRIPNIMLYLLTLPLTVYLDCSHNQITSITTHDNFVLQKFDCSYNNLTSLNINKIIAVEFNCSNNQISTVNISDTCQINNLNLSNNQLTTFVSPVLPKIDDDLLVSPASAQSIDCSNNLLTLLDITKTKADVVNANDNNIINVFAKNGVWNELLGLANNPNINYICADDFSINPYDPNDNYNEVNYIKDQLASENMFPNINSYCSFTPGGNYNTIKGVVRFDENNNGCDTTDEVFEHLKIKIDNGTSTGETFVTANGTYNFFTKEGDFTLTAEPENPSLYTVTPSIFTVNFADNNNISTQNICVTKNGNVKDLEVVFAPVTDARPGFDAVYKVIWRNKGNTTLSGSVTVNFNNSKINFLSSSLPSSVSGNQVTFNFTNLKPYQNTASEITFNVNPPTHPTNPVNIGDILNFSANITPLSGDANQDDNQFVYKQTVVGSYDPNDITCLEGNTIPLAMVGKYLHYIVNFENTGTAPATNIVVEMEINPDDFDISSLQLQNTSHNSYTKITGNKVEFMMKDINLAASAHGNIALKIKSKNNLVSGDSVNNKANIYFDYNFPVETNEAVTNIEASTSLSAVDSSKDKTSVNVYPNPTKGDVNINADSKINSIEIYDAQGRIIQKQIGVNSQSTKVSIHSNTSGMYIFKIITEKETITKKIIKN